The genomic stretch CTCCgtgcaaaatatttttctgtGGTTTTCTGCTTCAGCTGGGAATGGCGGTTCGACGTGCTGTGAAGGCCGTGCTGATCGACCTCAGCGGCACTCTGCACATCGAAGACTCGGCAGTTCCTGGAGCACAGGAAGCTCTCGCCAGGTAAGATCAACCTCATGGGATTAGGACCCTTGTTTATGGACCTGGGGCCATGGGACCATGTCAGGAAGTTTCAAAGGTTGTAGAGCTAGGAGTATTGGAAGTGGGATGAGGAAGtatacatcaaaatgtaaggTCTTATCGCCACCACCcagaaatgaataatacatttagtcctcatttgttttcatatcttgttttgcttttcaacCTGTGCTAGATTTGGGTTGCaatttttaatgtttcattaacatgcaaattctACCCATTTTGAGAACTAGAAAGAGTGTCACTGCTGAGGGACATCAGGGGAACGTGCTGACGCCACCTCCTCTCTCGGCTGCGTTGCTGCAGTCACAACTACGATTGACAAGCTGTGTTTCTACCCTTCTCTCTAGGTTACGAAGAGCACCCGTTGCTGTAAAGTTTGTCACCAACACGACCAAAGAATGTAAACGGACACTATTTGAAAGGCTGAAGAAGCTGGAATTTGACATCAAGGAGAATGAGATTTTCACCTCCCTGTCTGCTGCCAGGAGCCTGTTGGAGCAGCAGCAGGTCAGACCACTGCTGTTAGTGGAAGACGGCGCCCTGGAGGACTTCACAGGTAATGCACAAGCCTAGCCAGAACATTTAACAGAGGGTTCCCTAGTGGAGTTTCCCTCTATAGTGCAGGATGATGGTATAGTGAGGGGATCAAAGTGTCATTTCTAGACTTTCCAGTCTTGTCAGTGAGGGCTGGATCCAATTTCGGACACCTCAGGAGTGTGTAAAACTTTGATATTGCTTCATCTCACTCAGAGatacaatgcaaatattttagATGATAAGAAAAATACATCTTTTGTTTTCCCTGTAGGAATTGAGACCTCTAATCCCAATGCAGTGGTAATAGGTCTAGCTCCTGAGCACTTCAACTACCAGACAATGAACACAGCCTTTAGGTAAGATATGGACTCATTAAATATGACAAGATAGCCATGGTTGTTTCACTTCTGGACCTTTTTTGATCTCGAATGTGCTTTGCATTTCTTGTCaaccgctcctcccacaactTTGCATTGTTTCCAGTATTATTGGGCACATAATTGTGCAAGACACAGATCCTTAATTGAGTGGCCAGACCATGTATAATGTCCAGTGGAAAAGGCAATGAATGGGTGAATGAATATACTCATACATCTCTGTTAAGGTTAATTCTTGAGGGTGCTCCATTGATTGCCATACACAAAGCCCGGTACTACAAGAGGAAAGACGGGTTGGCTCTGGGGCCAGGGCCCTTCGTCACTGGGCTGGAGTACGCCACAGATGCCAAGGCCACGGTGGTCGGAAAACCACAGAGAACGTTCTTCATGGAAGCTCTGCGTGACATGGACTGCACACCAGAGGAGGCGGTCATGATTGGTGATGTACGTGTTCATTACTTACTCACTATGGTGGATTCATGTTTTGGTCACAGTCCTGAATCTCAATTAAGAAGCGAAAACAAACTGGGAGCTGCAGAAGGTTCGATTTTAAAATAGTGGAAAACTGTGGTTTGGCATTTTATAGTTGTTCCAAAAtagatacattaattaataaacatttcCATCAACATAAAGCTAACAGTAATGTTGAATCAAGTATAGTTGGtaacaatgtaataataataataacaatagggATAAAATGTATGAGTTTGGAAAACATATTTTCAGACAATCAAAATTTCATGTTCAACAGGATGCAAGGGATGATGTCGGAGGAGCCCAAAACTCTGGATTGCTGGGAATTTTAGTCAGAACCGGTAAGTAAGAAAGCAGCAATCATTTGCAGGGCTGGAGTATGTAACTCAGAGCCAGGTTATGTATCTTGGGAGGCACTGGGGATTCAAAATATATGAAGCCATTGAAGGTGTAGTTATGATGCCAGGACCAAACAGAACAGACTAATATGACCTGTGTCCCAGCAGAGTATGATCATTGCTTCCATAAATAAGGATTCAAACCCACAAGACGTCACTTCCTTCACTTCACTTCCTCatctgtgaataataatatcTAACCATAAAGACACATAATTAACTGGAAGGTACTAACATCTGTACAGAGATCTTTGAAGCAGATATTTTTTAGTATTATGTGAACACAGCACAGTTGAAAATGCAGCTAATACAAAGATCTCTCTCTTTCAGGTAAATACAGGCAAGGGGATGAAGGTAAAATAAACCCATCCCCATATCTGACTTGTGACAGCTTCCCTCATGCTGTGGACCATATACTTCAAAACCTGATTTAAAGAAATGGTAATGGGTATGATCTGAAGACTTGCATTGAGCTTCTCCATTCTTTCACCCAAGAGAAGGCAGTTCACTCTGACAACACATCAGCTGTTGATTTATGTTTCTGTAATGTTTTCCAGTCTTTCTTGCATTTTCCTAGTTTTGATGCAGACAGACATGTTACTGAAAGCAGTTTCCCAGCTAGTGTGCCTTCATACATGGACACACTACGAAACATTTTGAGACTtcacacacaagaaaaataagaaaatatttgaataaacaTCTCAGTGAAATCTTTTATGTAGGTGTGCCTTACTGTATTACATCAATAAGTTATTTACCTCCCTTTCAAAACACCTTAATAATATGTTTCATCAACTGTGATACTAATTTGTAGTGCAGacatttcactgtattttcacTATTGCATTACATCATTGCATTACATCAGTAGGTTACCACAGCATTTTCAGCAGTGCTGTGCAGAGGAGACGTATCAATGTACCGCACAGTATTATTTCAGTAGCTCTTCTGCCCCATTTTAAGACCATACAACAGCCTGAACTCCAACCCTAAGCAACACCAAAATTTCAAGTTTATGAAATTTTACACAAGATCAAGTTATCCCAGTAGAAACACAACCCTAACCTGAATGAAAGCCCACGTTTACTGGGGACTCGAACCCTAAGCCTCGCCCATTGACCTAAATTCTCAAAATAAAGTTCTCTAAAAAAATGGAACTGGAAGACCATTCCTATGTATGTGTAcccatatttaaaatgtagctAGGTCaagttttcaaagtatttttcatCTTACATTTTCTAAATCTAAATCTTAAGTTAATGAATTGCCATATCTGAATTAAATGATCACATAAGTAATATTGGACCCTTTATAAAGAACTGTAATGCTGCATTGTAGTACAGAAAGCAGGGACTTGTCATATAAACCATTGTATTACATGAGTAAGATACCTGTGCATTTGGATCCTAAGCATAACTAACGCAGATCAAAATGTAACCCGTACACAACAAgtaattaaaagaagaaaagccACCTCGATTTAAGAATGAACAATAATGTTCATGAACACAACAGAAGTCtaactttacataatacaacTTACATCTCACTTAACACAGTTGGAGCATCAGTTATTGTAGTCTTTATCAggcaaacaaaaaatgaaaagtggCAGCGCCGGGTAGAGAGCAGCCATGTGTCCGTCTGGTGAGACGCTGTAGCAGAGCAGGCATTGATGCAGGTGCTCATGCATTATCAGTCTTCTGTTATGtggacatacaccgatcagccatagcattatgaccacctgcctaatattgtgtaggtcccccttttgccgccaaaacagcccagacccgtcaaggcatggactccactagacctctgaaggtgtgcagtggtatctggcaccaagacgtcagcagcagatcctttaagtcctgtaagttgcgaggtggggcctccatggatcggacttgtttgtccagcacatcccacagatgctcgattggattgagatctggggaatttggaggccaagtcaacaccttgaactccaggccaccttcttccattgctccgaggtccagttctgatgctcacgtgcccattgtaggcgctttcggcagtggacaggggtcagcatgggcaccctgactggtctgcggctacgcagccccatacgcaacaaactgcgatgcactgtgtgttctgacacctttctaccagaaccagcattaactttttcatcagcttgagctacagtagctcgtctgttggatgggaccacacgggccagccttcgctccccacgtacatcaatgagccttggctgcccatgaccctgtcgccggttcactgcttttccttctaTGTGTGGCAAGGAAGGACAGAATACTGATCAAATTAGATTGAGATTTCGATTTTATCTTTGCGTGCAAGCTGTATTACATCAGTAGGTTACCTGACAGTAATACAGTTTTACCATTGTAAAAGTTCAcctatgtagtgtgtgcagcaCAGAATGCTATGTTGATGTGAAGGCTTTAAACGATTGGGAAACCCTGACACGTCAattcaaacaattaaaacacGAGATTATCTGAAGTATGACCAACTGTAAAGGCAGGCGGGAAATACATAAATCAGTTAATTAAACAGCACCCCACACTAATTACACGGCTGGGAGGAGGTTAGTTACACAGTAATTCACGCCCTGATCTCACTAGTATTGTTTTAAATCAtgttaaatactttttaaaatggtaTTAGCTTAATAAGATATTGGGTTTTACTACTCCacgaaattaattaaatacctgATTTTTAGTGATTCTCACTGAAGATCATATCtgctgctgttgtaattgttaaAGCAGTTAgcaatttagtttttaaattattgtctattgattgcatttttaacggatttttattttcaatttatatGCAAAATGTGCTTCATGTTTCCACGCAATACACTGTCCTTAATAACTGCATTTatgcataaatatttaaatgtcagATGGCTATCATGGCTTGTACTTATtgatacaaaatgaaaaaaaaaagaaaacattatagaTACATTGAAATTACTACAGAATTATTgcattttgaatttgtaaataaTAGATATATTGTGAAATATTAAGTTAATTGTGCTTATGGAATCTTATTAATGATTCTTGTgaatcatttaattaaataaaataacattatattttgcACAGTTTTATTGGTTCATCCATTTCTCATAttacaaacattttattaaCTTTCTTATGAACCCCCAAACGTACACAACAGAACCTTTTTCTTGGGCTAAAAAGTACAAATGTGAGTGAAACTACAAATGTATAGTACTCAAGTAAGAACTTAAGATTACTTCGTGCCTAGACTATACTATGAAACATATCTGTACTGTCTCAAACACTTATGTCCACACCATTTCCATCACCCAACAACTTTTGGGCATATCAGTACACATCATATTATTAACAAAGCTTAATAAATACTGTGAGTAACCAGCTCATTCTCCCAGATATGCTTTGGTTTCAAGGTGAAAGTCATGTTTAATGCCACTGGAACATCTTGTAACTATGTACTATGGTATGTAAGAATatactaaattatatttttagtaaaaatatattatcttcAAATCACATTTTTACAGCACAAAGTATCCCATGACATTgttatgttaataaataaagactATGATTGAgggaataaaacattttacatctaAACTGCCAAAGTGTTGTATACagatatattttacagttaccttGTGCCTAGCTCCTGCTCCATTGTTGAGGAATTAGGCTTTtatgtgcaaaacaaaacaggagCCCTGCCTGTAGTTAAGAAGTCTCACATCCTAtcttttaaaagaaacaaacagctcGCCGTGTTGGACTCTGACAGTCACAGTGTCTTCACACGGACTCATACTCCTTCTGCCATGCTGTGTATTTCTCCATCAGGTTTTTGGCGGAGGGTTTTGTGTGAGTAATCACATCCAATAAATCTGCTGTTGTCACTGTGTCCAGTTTTATTACAGGCATCTCGGTGGCACCTGCAGGTATACATGAAAGATATTAAAGCCAGTTTGACTGGCTCTGAGAAATActcaaataaatattaaaggAAGTAAAGGCTAAATGATCTGACAACCTCTGTGTCACTGAAGGGAGAGGGTTTAGTAAAGTgcagtattaataaaataatacatataataatataactaaTAAATCCTTAAGTGTTAATGTAAAGCTACCAGAGTAAAGCAGGTCAAACAAGTTGCACTTAAGAAGGAAgaactttttattttgtcttgacaATAAGTATTGCTTCACAGAAAGTAATATCTCATTTAATTCTTACCCGTTGGGTGATTTTCAAGAGCATCGAATATTTTCCTTACAGGTCTCATTGCGGCTTCTTTACACACTAGCTTTATATCGGAGCCAGAATAGCCCTCAGTTTGCTGAAAGAAATATAACCATATATGCATTGAACTAACAGAGTTAAATGCAACAGGCCCTCCATTTGCTTATTTCTCAGACTTAACATTTGTAATTtcattaaagataattcagaataaataaatatagcaatTAGACTGACTTGTCCGAGAAGGCTGTAATCCAGTTCAGTTCGTAGTTCCACTCCTCCAGTGTTGCTGGATGGGGGCAGCCAGTGCCCAATCATAGCCTGCCTTGCCTCTTTTGTTGGCAGACCCACTAGGATCCTTTTCTCTAATCGGCGAAGCATGGCATGGTCCAGCTCCCTGCAGGACAGAAAGAGCACTATACTGTGAACAGTTGTGCCACCACTTACGATGCCCATCACTGGAGGCCACAACTTAACTGTAGGCATTGTAATCCTGTTGAGGGTAATGCCTCTTGTGACTGCAGTGCTGATCAAATACAAAAGAAAGACATcctatacaaaaacaaacttatAAAATAGGTTGGGAAAGATCTGCCTATTTGGATAATGAACATGCTAAGCAATTGCATAACAGAACAATTAATGGCTCAAAACAAGTCCTGGTAAAAACAACTTAAGGCAACACTTAGAAGTCTagaattgtaatttgtttttgttcagttgTGATCTCAAACAAGCCGTCATACTTAGAAAATAGCTATACTGATACTAAGGATGCCTATTCAATTTAGAGACCTGTCCATTTCCTGTAGTTCTATTAATCActaacaaatgtatatattttttaatgtatttattgggaCATATTGGTGTcccaataaatacatgtaaaaatagcctagtaatgttaaaaaaaaaacatgagtaCAGTAAGACGCTCCACTCGGCCTCTGGTCTTATGCTTTATTATATCTGTGGACATGCAATTGTTCGAGCATACTCTCACTACATTTAGTATTCCACACTACATTTAATCCTCATTTGAAGGCCATGCTTTGATATGTGTGCAGATAAATACCATATGAAAACGAGCAGTCTAAATACAGAGACAATTCTGTAACAAAACCCCAACCATATAACAGAGCAGACCACAAATACATCCATATCTGAGAATGGAGCCCGTTGCAGTACACATAACCTGAGGCAGCAGGCCAGTCTTTATATCACAAGCAGGGCCGTACAGTGGGGAAACCTCATTGAAGGGGGTGTTTGCTTTCATGGCGTGTCTCTGTGTAACGCAGTACTTTGTCCTTACGGAGAGTTTCTCACCATGGCAAGTTGGACGCTGCCAGCACAAAGACGAGGTCATCGGAGCGGGCCAGGCCATCCATCTGGACAAGCAGCTCCGTCTTCATCCGACGGCTGCCCTCATGTTCACCCCTGCAGGACCAAGAAAAACACAGCAGAGCAGGTTTGTCCGGGGCTCCTGTTAAGAGCAGACCCTCAGTTTTCTTGGAAGCAAAACATCACTGCAGCATTGGAAAAAGTCAACAGCTAGTTTAGTTGAATGGTACCAGCAAAACCCCCATACCCTGCTCCAGTTCCTCTCTGACTCATCACTGACTCCAACTCATCCAGGAAGATAGTAGAGGGGGCATGATACCTGGCCAGTTCAAACAGCACCTAAGAAaagatacatttacatttattgagAACTATTTCAGGGTGAGCATCATCTAAGCACTATACATGGACTAATGACACCCCAGGGTGTAGTAAAAGGATTTGTAGAAAAATGTAGTAATGTAGGAAAGAACAATCAAAGCAATACATATTTCCAAACAGCACACACTGAAATTGAAGCAGGAAGCTTTCAAGAAGGTACACATTTCAGAACATGGATATGTTACAGGAATCCCAGGCTGAGAACTACCTTGGGGTAAATGAGAAACAAATATTACAATGCCTTAATGGACACCTTGATTAGCTCCAACTCTTTTCGTAAGGGATGGCTGTGACTGGCAGCCTCCCACTTATGTTTATGGGGAAAACGATTGGGATCCTTCTAATTGCACATTTTTCTTGAGTGAAGCAGCTCTAAGGTGACTCTCTGGGTTCCTTCAAGAAATGTCTAGATTCAACCCTGAGCGACTACAAACCAAAGAAGCAAACCAGGACAATCTTGGTGACCTTTCTGATGCTCACCATTTGTCCATTTGTCACACGGATCCCACACACAATGTGATCACGCTTTCCCTGAGGTAGCAGCAGAGCAGAATTTGGGTACCGAGTGCATCTATTCTTCCACAGTATACGTACATTCAAATGCTGTCAATTTCCAAAGATGTACATGGATTCTCTTAGGCCTAGTACATTTACAACACATATAAACACATCCATATAAACTAATACTGGCTGATCTAATGTTAAGTTTTGGAATGATACATCCACACATGCTGTGCCAGTGCACTGGCGTACGAAGCAAAATTACAGTCATTTTGCTGATGCCGTTTTTTTCAAGAACTGATTTGATGAGGTCCTTGAATCACAAGAAGCCAGATGATGCCTATGCATTAAATGAAAGACttaatttttttacttttctacTATATCGGCTCAATTGAGAGGCATGTTCTGCAATTAGGACACACAAGTCTGGAATGCTAAGTAACGATTCTtcagataaagaaaataaaaacaaaacataaaagggTGTTTTGAAAGGCAGTCTTACTCGAACCAGCTTCTCGGAGTCCCCTCTCCATTTGCTCACGATGCTGGAGGCCGAGATGTTGAAGAAGGTGGTGTGACACTCCGTGGCCACGGCCTTGGCCAGCAGGGTCTTGCCGGTGCCTGAAAGACAGAGCACTTTCAGCACTACAGTGCAACATTATACACAACAAACAAAGGCACGCTTATACTGGTGAAAGTATTAAAGCAATTGCTCAACTCACACCACTTCATTACATTCAACAAATCAGAACAAAGGGGAAAGAAGAGGCATGAAGAAGGTTGATACTAAAATCTGCTACATTCACTGCAATATGTGCCATACCCCTGTAGgtatttaaattcaattttagATGTGGTCAACTAATTTTACAGTATTATCTTAGAGATCTAGATACACTATAAACTATAGATTTTCACTCATGTGGCTTGACATAATATCAGGCAGTCCTCCATACACCATGCACAGAAACCTGACCTGGAGGTCCATAAAGCAGCAGTCCTTTCCATGGAGACAGAATCCCTGTAAATAACTGGGGATActgagaaagaaaatggaaaagccCACAGTAAAAGTTAATTTGAGTGTTTGCCTAATTAAAAACATTCCTTTCTTTTCAATTCAGTAAAGCAGTGGACTAAAAAAGCAGTTtctcatttaatattttattttaccatcATTGCTCAATATTACATAAAGGTGACGGGACATTTTGTAACAGGGAACACCAGGAACTAATGCCATCGTCTGCTCAAAGTATTTAtatctattttatattttgtttattttagggAGACCATACAGGTTTTTATGCAGTTTTCATGATACGCATTTCATTTCAACGCcaataaacacaaattaattGCCAATAACTGTGGTGAACTGAGTTTATGAACTGTCTGTCTCATTGACACCTCTCTGtattcctttttaaaataaagttcattGACCAAACCAGGAACAATAAGGGTCAGGAAACTGTTTCCAGGTTTCAATAGACACACATGTAATACAGAAACTTTAATGTCACCTTTAAGAAATGGCAGCTATATTTCCCTCTTTTATTTTAGTTGAGATAAATTTAGGAAGGCATCCCTGACATTTTGAGCTATAGCACAGTGTCCGGCTGCTCCGTACCTTAATTGGATAGACGACAGCTTCCTTAACTAAGCGCTTGGCTGCATCCAGACCAATAATGTCGTCCCATCTCACGTTTGggttgtgtaaatatatatcctTTAAAGACAGCAAGCAAAAGGGTTTACAACTCCCGCAAAACAGATTCTTGCAGTACAGACCAAAACGAAAAGTAATTTGTCACCCTCTGGTGGAAAAATGGGGAGAAAACATGAAATGACAACATTAGTGGACAATCACTGTACTAGTAGAATAGGCTAATACTCTGAATACGAGTTGTGTTGAATAAAGGTAtgagacagaataataataatgtgaactGATGCACAGGTATCAAGTGTCCACAATCAGCACACATAACCCCAGCCCTACGCACAACAGCCTATGAAATTGACAAGAAAAATGCTACTTCACATTGCTGTGACTTGGCAACCTgtgcaacacaaaacaaaactgacagCTACATTATACCCTTGTAATGTGAAGGCCTCTGTTCTCATCAGAGCAATTTACAGAATCTGAAGAGCGTGTTTTATTCAGGGATTTAAAGTTACATATAAAATCAAGTCCTCTGGCTTGTTTTCTTTCCAACATGGGCTGCTGACTCTGGAAATATGAACAACGTCAAAACACAGGTCTGTTGCTACAGCCTccaggaaaaatgtattttaatcagCTTTAAAAGATGTAAAGGCTGGAATACTTTTGATGTATTGagatatttatgcatttttaactTTGTTTGACTTTAAACCATTTCTACAAAAGAAAGCAGCCCCTGAACTCGCTTTGTAGGCCCGTCTTACCCTGCTTATTACAGCTGCCAACTCTCTCATCTCACTGTTCATTCCACTGAAGGCACTCAGCGGTTTCATCAGGCGCTCCTGTAAAAATgacagcaaaaaacaaacaagcatgaGAGTACGTCTAGCAGAGAAAGGGCAAAAGAAAAGGCTTATTCTTCCTAAAAAGCATACTTATGGGTTTCTGATGCACCATTAGCAAAGCTGCTGAAACACAAATTGTTCATAATTACAAATAATTCCTTTAAAAGATTCATTCTGACTTCAGCAACCTTTGTTATCATTAGTAGTTAAATTTTCAACTATTAATAAAAGAATACTGTAGTGAAATACTCGTGCATATGACAGTGTCCTGTTATATAGTGGGCACACTGGGAGTCAATCAGTAGGATCGCAAAGCATTGTGGGACTGCTAGGGATCTACTGTAGTTTGCGGTTAACTGGCAAAAGCTGAATTGTTATTGATTCCTGTTATGTTGCtttggtgttttgtttgcatttgttcATTCACAGCCATCTAACTGCGCAATTGTATTTGGGTTGATGTCGTGTGTCGGGTTATTTTAGCAACCATTGTTAAGTcagtgttttctcttttttaaattgtaagcaGTTACTGGCAATGAAAAGGTCAGGTGTTTCACTCTAGGGAGTTTACACTGTGAATGATAATCTCTGTTTGATCAGAATTCTATTCCCCTTTGCTTTATTAGTGAACTGGCAGGTAGTTTGTTTGTTAGATTACTACAGTAATATTGATAATGGAGacctttacctttttaattttacCTTTGGAGAAACCTGTATTGATATTTATAAACATCCAAACGTTTACTAAATAGATTTGAAATAGGATTAAAAAATGGCACAAGAGAAACTGAGATGTTACTTGCAGAGGAAAATTTGCCTATAGGTGTTCTAGCTTAATCCAATACCTACTTCTTGTTCAGAAGGTAACTCATACAATTAAACCCGGTCATGTTTCAAATGCTTCATATTGAATAAGCCAAGATATTCAGTTCAATTTAAATTATCTTGCGTTACAAGTTAACATAAAACACTTCTAAAAACACGGATAACGGTGATCGATAAAGCAGGAATCAAAGTGCACTTACTTGAGAAAGCCAATTACTTTCTTCAACCACAGTTTAAAAAGTGCCATCAGGATTACTCCAGAGTTGGAAAGGCAGAGAGTGCACAAATGTGTGGAAAAGTGGCCTTTGTGTTCACAACTGCCTTAATTATGTCCACATTAGGCAGATCTAGTACTACAAATCCTAATTACTCCAGGCCGGGTGGAAGCACAGTGGTTGCCAGCCTGTGAGCTGCACTGCCTACTTCAGGGATGAAAAGGGTGCATGTGTTGTCTCCCCTTCAATTCAAAGGAACACAAGTAACTACCTACTGAAGGGTCTGGGTTGCAGCTTAAGCTGTTCAGTGCGATGTCGTTTGAAGCTCCTTTGATAGCATCTTGAATCAGCCCACGATAGTCAATCACCTGGCCCTGAACAAAGCAAGAAAGACAGGTGAGGCTGATGCTTGTCAGTATCCATTACAAAACAGAATGATGGGGCGAACTCCCCTATACAGTATCTACAACACTCACCTTTCTTACATGTGTGCCCTCCCCTACCCCGTTTCTACTGATAGGGGACACGTTTAGTCCAAATTCGCCTTTCTCTGGGGGAGTTGACAGGCCATTCTCCTGCAAAACAAAAGCCGTTGGGACGTGTCTTTCTAATCATGTTGAGGATTTTGATTGTAGTGTG from Amia ocellicauda isolate fAmiCal2 chromosome 8, fAmiCal2.hap1, whole genome shotgun sequence encodes the following:
- the hdhd2 gene encoding haloacid dehalogenase-like hydrolase domain-containing protein 2 isoform X1, coding for MSRRRGPPGGEVTLGMAVRRAVKAVLIDLSGTLHIEDSAVPGAQEALARLRRAPVAVKFVTNTTKECKRTLFERLKKLEFDIKENEIFTSLSAARSLLEQQQVRPLLLVEDGALEDFTGIETSNPNAVVIGLAPEHFNYQTMNTAFRLILEGAPLIAIHKARYYKRKDGLALGPGPFVTGLEYATDAKATVVGKPQRTFFMEALRDMDCTPEEAVMIGDDARDDVGGAQNSGLLGILVRTGKYRQGDEGKINPSPYLTCDSFPHAVDHILQNLI
- the hdhd2 gene encoding haloacid dehalogenase-like hydrolase domain-containing protein 2 isoform X2, whose product is MAVRRAVKAVLIDLSGTLHIEDSAVPGAQEALARLRRAPVAVKFVTNTTKECKRTLFERLKKLEFDIKENEIFTSLSAARSLLEQQQVRPLLLVEDGALEDFTGIETSNPNAVVIGLAPEHFNYQTMNTAFRLILEGAPLIAIHKARYYKRKDGLALGPGPFVTGLEYATDAKATVVGKPQRTFFMEALRDMDCTPEEAVMIGDDARDDVGGAQNSGLLGILVRTGKYRQGDEGKINPSPYLTCDSFPHAVDHILQNLI
- the katnal2 gene encoding katanin p60 ATPase-containing subunit A-like 2, producing MAMELSYQAIKTANQVREADEMRTEARRRNLLILIFHYLTEEGYMDAAGALEQETSQGLRRFEVCDNVDLETILMEYESYYFIKFQRYPKLTKKSAESGDIRHPRSGGKFKRTPNTIAHSLPRINTSQRPRSKTGPKKTDPKTSAKDGHKLENGLSTPPEKGEFGLNVSPISRNGVGEGTHVRKGQVIDYRGLIQDAIKGASNDIALNSLSCNPDPSERLMKPLSAFSGMNSEMRELAAVISRDIYLHNPNVRWDDIIGLDAAKRLVKEAVVYPIKYPQLFTGILSPWKGLLLYGPPGTGKTLLAKAVATECHTTFFNISASSIVSKWRGDSEKLVRVLFELARYHAPSTIFLDELESVMSQRGTGAGGEHEGSRRMKTELLVQMDGLARSDDLVFVLAASNLPWELDHAMLRRLEKRILVGLPTKEARQAMIGHWLPPSSNTGGVELRTELDYSLLGQQTEGYSGSDIKLVCKEAAMRPVRKIFDALENHPTGATEMPVIKLDTVTTADLLDVITHTKPSAKNLMEKYTAWQKEYESV